In Oryza sativa Japonica Group chromosome 8, ASM3414082v1, the sequence CGAGACATGGCACATGGACGAAATGGTGCTTCTACATGTTTTAATATCTTATTCAACCTCTAAAATTCTAGTTAATCACGGAATAATCTATGGTAACAAAATTTTCACATATATATGTAGGATAAATGATAACTTTACTATTAGAATGTAAAATTGTCATGTGCTCCCTGTAACAAAAATATTAAGGGTGTGTTCAATGAAATAGCTcacaatttttttacaaaaattacAACATGTAATTCGTTTTTAATTCATATCAGCGCACGGCATTTAGCTAtaaagagtaaaaaaaatattacctgCAAGATTTCTGTCCTGCATTTCCCAAAAATGGTCTCAAAGTCATCCTCACTCAACCATGAACACTCACTGAGTTGCACTGTCACAGGATTATCACACATGAGTTCACCAAGAAGATGGACATTCATCTTTCTAGAATGGCATAGACTAGATAAGAGTCTATTTTTTAGCTCATCTGGAATGCCAGCAAGTGATTCGATAGCTTCAGCATTATTTGAAAGAGTTTGCAAGCACAAGCTAGTAAGCGATGGAGCAGATCGCAGTGGAGATTTCCTATCTTTGGAAGGTATCCACGAAATGACCTTATTAGCAGACTTGTTCAAGTTGGAAGAATTCAACTCCCGAGCTCTCAGTTTAGCTTCTCTGTCAGTAATGATCCTCATTGCAGTTGAAAATGGACCTGGCCAGTCCTGAGGATCAGGAACCGGTTCCAACTCTTCTGcattgtcatcatcatcatcaccatcatcactaTGTCCATCTTCATCTGCTTTGAAGAATGCAAACCTAGGAGCCATTTCAATAGCTCTCTGTCTTGCCCTTTCTCTCCGACGTGGTTCCCAATGATCTGCTGGGAAACTCTGCACCTCTTCAGAAATCACTGAGTTCAAATCCATTTGATCCGCACCTGAGCTAACAGACAATGAACTCTCTTCCACAACCATCTTAGCCTTTCCTTTACTATCGGGACTAAACTTACCAATCCCGGTACCAGCACCAGAATCATCGTTCCCCAAATACAGCTTCCCTTTGCCTTTAACATCATACCTAGCCTTCTgccttctctcctcttctgtGGAATACATACCTGCATGGTTTTCGCCTAATGCACTTCGCATAGGAGATGCTAATAGCTCAATACTCTCACCAATTGCCGAACTCTGTCCGTGCACATGCTCGTCAATGGGGATGTCATTTTCTCGAATAGTAACTCCACTAGCTTTCTTTTTACCTGTCTTCACAGAATCACCCATTCTCCCTTCATCTGTCCTGCCCATGCTCATGGTGAACAGATTCAGTTCAATCAAATCAGAAGCAGCGCATAACTGTACCGGCATCCTACTGCCATCCTCCCCTGGAAGTATGCAGTCATCATCATTGTCACTCTCTGAATCAGAGACGTATGGGATCTCCATCCCTATCTTACGACGCTTCCCCGAACTATCCACATTCCGGTGTGGCATTTCATCATGCACCTGGCCTCCAGCCCCGCCACCTCCATTCGATCCGAGACCCATCTCCCCACCCATTTGAACACCAAGCTCCATCGACCGTTTCGCAACCCTAGACCCCGATTGCAAGCTTATGAATGCCGCTTCACCACTACGATTACCGCCGCCCCAAACCCTaacttcgccgccgcccccaaaCTCACCAGCGCTGGTCGGAGAAGCAACGGGGGCAGGAATCGCTTgtgccctccccttcctcctcccggaCGACGCGGAACCAGAGCCGGAGGAAGCGCCATCGGCCCCCGCAGCAGGAGCGGACGACGCCGGGGTAGTGGTCGGGCTCGCGACGCCGGATGCCACCGCCCCGGAGGCGAGGCGCAGGctgcggcgaggcggcggcgccaggccGGGGGACTTGAGggatccgtcggcggcgggggggccgaggccgaggccgagggtgagggcggtggacggggacggccaCGGAGTCCCCGCCGACGACCCGCCCGCCatctccgtcggcggcggcggcgacggcgacggtggaagTGTGACCCCCGCGGATGCACTCGCGGTGTCCGCGCCCGAGCGGAGGCGAGGCATCGGCGATGGAGgagcgcgagggcggcgggagagagggggggggaagggggagaggcttgcgggggaaggaggaggaggcggtttGGGCGGCGGCGCAGTTTTTTATGGTTTTCCCGCGCGGgcgagggggagagcgcggaggCAGGCGATGGTGGTGGGTTGGGTTTGGGTCGTGGATGGCTGCGGGCTGAGGCGGGTTCGAGGCCCGAGGCGGCGGACGTGGGGGCGGGCCCAAGGTGAGGTGAGCCCGGTGCACCgtgcgcccgcgccgtcgtttCGCTTTGAGATTCGTGCGGTGTCTTGGTTCCGGTGTATAGGGTGGGTCTAGAGTAACTGGGACTTTGTTCGTGTCCGTTATCGGGGATCGGAATGGTTGTGCCTAGGCTGGGTTCGTGCTTCGTTTGTTGGCGTGTTGCTACAGTGCTTTTGCTGTGACAGGGAGAGACCGGGAGGGTTGTGCATCGTGCATTTGTGCATTCAGGGGGTGTTTAGGCTGTATTTAGATCTAGCGTTGAAAAGTTTATGCGTGTCTCAGGATGTACGGACACACATTTCaagtattaaacatatattaataataaaacaaattacagatttcacatgtaaattgcgagacgaatttattaagcctgattaattcatcattagcaaatgtttactgtagcactacattgttaaatcatgaagcaattaggcttaaaagatccgtctcgcaatttacacacaatatgtgtaattattttttattttgtctaTATCTAATACTCCatgtatatgtccaaacattcgatgtgacaggatgaaaagtttttgcgtAGGAACTAAACAGGtagattcaggggtgtaaagttttggcttgtcgcatcggatattatatagggtgtcgtatggGGTGTTTGGACACtgataaaaaactaattacaaaatccgtcagtaaaccacgagacgaatttattaagcctaattaatctgtcattagcaaatgtttaatgtagcaccacattgtcaaattatggagcaattaggcttaaaatattcatGGAGCAAATGTTTACTTTACCATTCCCATATTTTCCCTATGAAATGTCCAAGGGATCTCATTCGGAATAACATTCTCAGTTAATTCTCTTTCAATCAATGGCAAGTTCTGTACCGATACAACAGGCACTCCATTTCccattttgatttatttttatctttaccttttttttaacaaacttaTAAATGTGTGTCTTATGATAAAAACCGGAGATGTAATTCAtttctattataaaaaaaaagatacaacaGGGCACTTGCTGCAGAAAGCGCATCCGATGGGAATAGACGAGTGATCAAAAGGATCTTACAATCACAATTATTTTCCAAAGAGTACATTTGAATAGATAAATACTATAAATACAACAGATGAACAGCCTGCACAGGTAATTCATCATCTATAAGTGCAGAAAACAATGCTCTTTAATCCTGACAGAGTTCAGCTGCtaagaaaggaaaagaacagTGCGGCAGCAACAAGAGTGTTCTACTGGTTTTCAGAAGCAAAATTCCAAACCAGGTCCAAGACGAGCAAAAGAATGGTGCAACAACACATTTCTACTCAAACTCACAAAGCGAAAACACAAGCCGCGGAGAAAAGTAGTGCAGCCACCAGTCTCCATGTACCTGCACCGATCGAAACTGCAGCATTGGCACCCATGCAATCGTCGTTGTTGCCACTGAAGCATCCTGGACGGACAGACTTGGGCACTCCACCATCTACCTTGAAGCTGGTGGTTGGCTTCCCGCTGCTGAACAAGACACACCAGAAGTACGGCCCGCCGCCAGAAGTGCCACTGACAGCTGCTCCCACCTCCGTGTGGTTCTTGCTGTGCAGTACCTGAATGCTCTTCGCATCATTAACCAGGAAGTTGAACGCCTGGTCTGGGGTCGCATAGTTAGACTGGCAAGCCAGAAGCCTCCCGGTGATCTTGGTGAGTGTTGCAGCTTGGACGCCACAATTTGGGGCAAATGTTTCAGCGAAGCTGGTCTCCGGAGGCTTCTTGCTTTCACCGACTTGGTTGCACTGACCCTCGTATGCTTTAATGTACTGCAGAGCAATGCATCCTAGGCCTTGGTTATCATCAAGAGTAGATGCCTTGCTGGCAGTGCGGTTGCTGTTGATCAATGCCACAAGCTGGTCGGCAGGGTTATCTGGAAAGGAGATCAGTTAAGAGGTGGAATTGGTACACAAATGCATTAGGCTGTGATTGGGTGGCCATTTGATTACAAGCAAAAAATCACAACACTGGAACCAACAAATGCATGCTaacttaaaattttaaactctTATTAATAAGCCTACAGTAAATGTGGAGGGAAGTACAGCAAATTTCCATCAGCAATGATCAGTAGTCCAGACATTTTTCAATGGAGAAAGCAGCAACCAATGTGAAAGTTGAGCATGCTAGTATCAAACTTAATGTGCTTACTTTTGGGAATTTTGTTTATTAAAGATGTTATAATACCAGCATTCATTATTAGCAACAGTGTGTGTATTGAGTAATAGTGTTTTACAATTAACTGGTGTTACTTGCAATAACATCTGTAATTAGTAAGATGTATGCtaattcatatcaaaattttaagcaTAACTAGTAACATATGATAAAATATAAGGTACAATGTGAAAACCATTTTGTTTTTTGCTGCCACACCAATCGATTAATGTTTCATTATTTCAATTTAAAATGTTTTGTGGTGCATAGATGAATGGCACATGCACCACTTTACGTTATCAGATTCTATCATGATGTCAAAAAATTTTGAGAAGATCTTTGCATCCATTTTTCCAGAAAAGATCTACTACTCGAGGACATCTCATGAcaccccccccaccccccacccccccccccaaaaaaaaaaaagaaccagcCCTTTTTTTAGCAAGCATTACGActtatttcagaaaaaaaaaagagccttACAACTTACACTGCCTCAACTACTGCTCTCATAACGTCTTCCTCTCAAAACCTTGATGAACAGTTTGCAAATGCAGACTTCAGTTTAGTGGACCATTTGCTCACTCGATGAAGAGATCAACCAACTATGCACACTATGCAGCTTTTCCCTACATGCCAAACAGAGACACGCATCACTGGATGCTGCTTCTTCCACAGCGATCTCCACTTCTCCATGACCCCAACTGGCCAATTGCCCCAAATGGCGCAGAGTCCACCCTTGACCCTCACCCCCAATTCCCCCCAAGATCCCAATTCGGGCTTAAGCTAAGCTACCAGCAGGCCCCAGACCCAGATCCAACCGCCACAGCGCGCTAAAACGGCAAAGCCCCATTCCCGAATCGGAGCATGCGCGGGCAGAGCGCTCGGAAATGCAGCGACAAGAGCAGCAGAATTCAGTAAATTTACAGAGATTACTCTAGAGAGAGAAAGTCAGAGAGACGGTACTTTTGCTgtcggcggccgaggcggcggagaggaggagcgcCGCCAGCACGGCGGCCAGCAGCGGCCGCGCGgggatcgtcgtcgtcgccgccattgTCGCCGCGTGCCGGATCCGATGAAGCTGGGTGGGCGTGCGTGTCggcgagaggagaggaaggattTGGAGCTTGGGTGAGGTGAGCTCAGAGCTCTCAGCTTGTGATCTCTCCCGGTCGATCTGCTGCGAGCTCGCTTTCTTTAAagcctttttctctctctctctcgtg encodes:
- the LOC4345759 gene encoding uncharacterized protein, with the translated sequence MPRLRSGADTASASAGVTLPPSPSPPPPTEMAGGSSAGTPWPSPSTALTLGLGLGPPAADGSLKSPGLAPPPRRSLRLASGAVASGVASPTTTPASSAPAAGADGASSGSGSASSGRRKGRAQAIPAPVASPTSAGEFGGGGEVRVWGGGNRSGEAAFISLQSGSRVAKRSMELGVQMGGEMGLGSNGGGGAGGQVHDEMPHRNVDSSGKRRKIGMEIPYVSDSESDNDDDCILPGEDGSRMPVQLCAASDLIELNLFTMSMGRTDEGRMGDSVKTGKKKASGVTIRENDIPIDEHVHGQSSAIGESIELLASPMRSALGENHAGMYSTEEERRQKARYDVKGKGKLYLGNDDSGAGTGIGKFSPDSKGKAKMVVEESSLSVSSGADQMDLNSVISEEVQSFPADHWEPRRRERARQRAIEMAPRFAFFKADEDGHSDDGDDDDDNAEELEPVPDPQDWPGPFSTAMRIITDREAKLRARELNSSNLNKSANKVISWIPSKDRKSPLRSAPSLTSLCLQTLSNNAEAIESLAGIPDELKNRLLSSLCHSRKMNVHLLGELMCDNPVTVQLSECSWLSEDDFETIFGKCRTEILQVLQLDLSGRCMPDYMLPATLAKVPNSMPLLKKISLKGNYRLSDSGLDTIISAAPSLSSLNLCECSLLTSTGIENLANKLSLVLTELYIDDCLNVDAMMILPSLQKIKHLEVLSMSGIQSVSNKFVNELIPVHGSNLKELAFAGCLQLTSSSIKTIAGNCPQLSSLDLRNLNRLRDSAMRHLRNGCRLIKKIKLQRNTFSDEAVYRFLEQSGGYLTELCLNNVEKAGNLTAYAIARNCSTHLEVLDLSFCRELTNEALGLIVDSCSSLRILKLFGCTQITDVFLKGHSNSLVTIVGIEGNILKQTGSL
- the LOC4345760 gene encoding uncharacterized protein; translation: MAATTTIPARPLLAAVLAALLLSAASAADSKNNPADQLVALINSNRTASKASTLDDNQGLGCIALQYIKAYEGQCNQVGESKKPPETSFAETFAPNCGVQAATLTKITGRLLACQSNYATPDQAFNFLVNDAKSIQVLHSKNHTEVGAAVSGTSGGGPYFWCVLFSSGKPTTSFKVDGGVPKSVRPGCFSGNNDDCMGANAAVSIGAGTWRLVAALLFSAACVFAL